One part of the Malus sylvestris chromosome 2, drMalSylv7.2, whole genome shotgun sequence genome encodes these proteins:
- the LOC126595258 gene encoding uncharacterized protein LOC126595258, with translation MPPSSDPAVPTVTPVTISYSELQDRDKDLSVKIEEGFGPNGLGILSITQVPGYSSLRGNLLGLSPRLANLPEEVKKELEDPHSRYNFGWSHGKEKLESGKPDTLKGSFYANPILDSPTTDESLIQRYPSYCGSNIWPNSELPELEVAFKALGKLILGVGLMVAYHCDRYVSKAIKMREDEGLEQILFRSRCHKGRLLYYFPTKESNPTEDNRDMSSWCGWHTDHGSLTGLTCAMFTRDAAEIPCPDSGAGLYIRTRTDQIVKVVFGEDAIAYQIGETTEVLSRGYLCATPHCVQAPKGAEASGLDRSTFALFMQPDWDEKLNFPEEVHIHKELIPPNGALTFGEYTEKLLDKYYHLKT, from the exons ATGCCTCCGTCCTCCGACCCCGCCGTCCCCACCGTCACACCAGTCACCATATCCTACTCCGAGCTCCaa GACAGGGACAAAGATTTGTCAGTGAAGATTGAAGAAGGATTTGGACCAAATGGGTTGGGAATCCTATCAATCACTCAA GTTCCGGGATATTCTTCCTTGCGCGGGAATCTTCTAGGCTTGTCACCTAG ATTAGCCAATCTTCCCGaagaggtgaagaaggaacttgaAGATCCTCATAGTAG GTACAATTTTGGATGGAGTCATGGAAAAGAGAAGCTGGAATCTGGAAAGCCTG ATACATTAAAAGGCTCGTTTTATGCAAATCCAATATTGGATAGCCCTACAACGGATGAATCTCTAATTCAAAG GTATCCATCATACTGTGGTTCAAATATATGGCCCAATAGTGAATTGCCAGAACTAGAAGTCG CCTTCAAAGCTCTTGGAAAGCTGATCCTTGGAGTTGGGCTTATGGTCGCATATCACTGTGACAGATACG TGTCAAAAGCAATCAAAATGCGCGAGGATGAAGGCCTTGAACAAATACTGTTTCGATCTCGCTGTCATAAAGGGCGTCTACTTtattattttccaacaaaagaaaG TAATCCTACTGAAGATAATAGAGACATGTCTTCTTGGTGTGGATGGCATACAGACCATGGTTCACTGACAG GTCTGACCTGTGCCATGTTTACGCGAGATGCTGCTGAAATACCTTGCCCTGACAGTGGTGCTGGCCTTTATATTAGGACACGAACTGATCAGATTGTCAAA GTCGTCTTTGGAGAAGATGCAATAGCATACCAAATTGGCGAAACCACTGAAGTTCTGTCAAGAGGCTATCTTTGTGCAACGCCTCATTGTGTCCAG GCACCCAAGGGAGCGGAGGCTTCTGGCCTTGATCGTTCAACATTTGCATTATTCATGCAACCAGACTG GGACGAAAAGCTTAATTTTCCGGAGGAGGTTCATATCCATAAAGAG TTAATTCCACCAAACGGTGCTCTTACCTTCGGCGAGTACACAGAGAAGCTCCTTGACAAATACTACCACCTGAAAACATAA